Proteins found in one Bacillota bacterium genomic segment:
- a CDS encoding GAF domain-containing sensor histidine kinase translates to MVNFKAMFFVESIEAFTGCLNALQEIYPDICVVSDLVTLNAELSDVKPTGLAVVFAERALLEQVPAALLLPSEPGNRLWIALEDKPSEIPNTMIHSYDVIDCSNALETRRFLEILRRDIACQIRQRSLESELKELYNIGKVFSAEKDTRTLLEKIVDACMELTSSDGGSIFLVKDGDDEKWSTYQGGEAGGKRLTLVTAKNDGIDADIEALTLPISRESIAGYTVLTGQPVRIGDAYNIHSSLDYRFNRHFDEITGYRTRSILSVPMKDHNNRVLGVIQLTNKRHGEEIIPFESRDEMIIFSLAGQAAVALENSLLYSDMEVLLEQYRHQNEKLHRLSERILRAHEEERKRIARDIHDGPAQSMSGCSLKIEILKKCLQRNMLHELSTALDELNDQVILTAKDMRRIIYDLKPSSLEAGLFQALENHFSFFKQETGIKVLFAHSGGDSGLEYYLTSTLYRIIIEACTNINKHAEAKLVEVGLGIEPDSIKLSVADDGKGFDPQSIDKSMKQRLKGGFGLEGMRERVELVLGTLVIDSAPGKGTRLTVTIPRA, encoded by the coding sequence ATGGTCAATTTCAAGGCCATGTTTTTTGTCGAATCCATTGAAGCCTTCACAGGCTGTTTGAACGCTTTACAAGAGATATATCCGGATATATGCGTAGTATCGGATTTGGTAACGCTGAACGCGGAGTTGTCTGATGTAAAGCCGACCGGCCTTGCGGTTGTTTTTGCGGAACGCGCTCTTCTTGAGCAGGTGCCTGCTGCTCTCCTCCTCCCTTCCGAGCCGGGCAACCGCCTTTGGATCGCGCTGGAGGACAAACCGTCGGAGATCCCCAACACCATGATCCACAGCTACGATGTTATAGACTGCAGCAACGCGCTTGAAACCCGGCGCTTTCTCGAAATACTGAGGAGGGATATCGCCTGCCAGATCCGTCAGAGATCCCTCGAATCGGAACTCAAGGAGTTATACAACATAGGAAAGGTTTTCTCCGCCGAGAAAGACACCCGAACGCTTCTCGAAAAAATAGTTGACGCCTGTATGGAGCTCACTTCTTCGGACGGCGGGAGTATATTTCTGGTTAAAGACGGCGATGATGAAAAATGGTCGACTTACCAAGGCGGAGAAGCAGGCGGTAAAAGGCTTACGCTTGTTACGGCGAAGAACGACGGCATTGATGCAGACATCGAAGCACTGACGCTCCCGATCTCCCGGGAAAGCATTGCCGGGTATACCGTGCTGACCGGACAACCTGTCCGGATAGGGGATGCGTATAACATTCATTCCAGCCTGGACTACCGCTTTAACCGTCACTTTGACGAGATCACGGGATACAGGACCAGGTCGATCCTGTCGGTACCCATGAAGGACCATAACAACCGGGTTTTAGGAGTTATCCAGCTGACCAACAAAAGACACGGGGAGGAGATCATTCCGTTCGAATCCAGGGACGAAATGATTATTTTTTCTCTGGCCGGGCAGGCCGCGGTCGCCCTGGAGAACAGCTTGTTGTACAGCGATATGGAAGTCCTTCTTGAACAATACCGGCATCAGAATGAAAAGCTTCACAGGTTGAGCGAAAGGATTTTACGAGCGCATGAAGAGGAAAGAAAGAGAATCGCCCGGGACATACACGACGGTCCGGCTCAATCCATGTCGGGATGTTCTTTAAAGATAGAGATTCTAAAGAAGTGCCTGCAGCGTAACATGTTGCATGAACTGTCCACGGCGCTGGACGAATTGAACGATCAGGTGATTCTAACGGCGAAGGATATGCGTAGAATAATTTACGACCTGAAACCGTCTTCCCTTGAAGCGGGGCTGTTTCAAGCCCTGGAGAACCATTTTTCTTTCTTTAAGCAGGAGACGGGTATAAAGGTTCTGTTCGCCCATTCGGGGGGCGATTCGGGACTCGAGTATTACCTCACGTCTACGTTATACCGGATTATTATCGAAGCGTGCACAAACATCAATAAGCATGCGGAAGCGAAGCTGGTGGAGGTCGGCCTTGGTATCGAACCGGACAGTATAAAGCTGTCTGTTGCCGACGACGGCAAGGGGTTTGACCCCCAAAGCATAGATAAATCAATGAAGCAAAGATTAAAAGGTGGGTTTGGGCTGGAAGGCATGCGGGAGAGGGTCGAATTGGTGCTGGGCACTTTAGTTATCGATTCTGCCCCGGGTAAAGGTACCCGATTGACCGTAACGATTCCAAGAGCATAG